One part of the Rutidosis leptorrhynchoides isolate AG116_Rl617_1_P2 chromosome 1, CSIRO_AGI_Rlap_v1, whole genome shotgun sequence genome encodes these proteins:
- the LOC139862437 gene encoding uncharacterized protein: MTGVPRHIAKHRLNVNPALKPVVQKHRGMAPDRMKWLCEEVTKLVRAEILREVQYQSWIVNPVLVKKPDGSWRMCIDFKDLNKVCPKDNYPLPEIDLKVESLHAFPYKYILDAARGYHQIPMAKEDADKTTFHTGKGIQANPKKIAAIENMTAPKTVKEVQSLTRKLTALTRFLSKAAERQLPFFKTLKGCLKQKRFVWTSEAETVFQEMKKFLKTLPTLTAPIDDEILYLYISVANEAFGSVLIAERDKIQKHVYFVSKALTGRHPVHVLTNMPVKQVLTKLEISGRLALWAVELGAYQISYLPRSAVKGQVLANYLAEMTGELEGAGAGVVLESPGGEEHTYALRFNFDVTNNEAEYEALLAGLNIARKMNITKLRAFTDSQLVANQFNGSFETHDSSMQKYLQLLKELAERFEHFELAQVPRSQNKKADALSKLAALTFSHFQKQVWVEEFPSKSIDNDLMVASVVEEQPNWMEPILQYIRSDILPSDKREAHLVRERAPML, encoded by the exons atgactggtgttccgcgtcatattgcgAAACACAGACTTAATGTAAATCCAGCTTTAAAACCTGTAGTGCAGAAGCATAGAGGCATGGCCCCAGATCGCATGAAGTGGCTATGCGAAGAGGTAACAAAATTAGTGAGAGCTGAAATTTTACGTGAAGttcaataccaatcatggattgtGAATCCAGTTTTGGTGAAAAAGCCTGATGGTTcatggagaatgtgtattgatttcaAGGATTTAAATAAAGTGTGCCCTAAGGATAACTATCCACTTCCAGAAATTGATTTGAAAGTAGAATCTTtgcatgcttttccatataaataTATTTTGGATGCGGCAAGGGGTTATCATCAGATCCCAATGGCTAAAGAAGATGCAGATAAAACCACTtttcatacgggcaaag gtattcaagctaatccaaagaaAATTGCGGCTATTGAAAATATGACAGCACCAAAAACTGTTAAGGAAGTGCAAAGTCTAACGAGAAAGTTAACCGCATTAACGCGCTTCTTGTCTAAAGCCGCTGAAAGGCAATTGCCATTTTTTAAAACCTTAAAAGGATGCTTGAAACAAAAAAGATTTGTTTGGACAAGCGAAGCAGAAACCGTGTTTCAAGAAATGAAGAAGTTCTTGAAAACTTTGCCTACGTTAACAGCGCCAATTGATGATGAAATTCTTTACCTTTATATATCAGTAGCAAATGAAGCTTTTGGTTCAGTTTTAATTGCGGAAAGGGATAAAATACAAAAACATGTGTATTTTGTCAGTAAAGCTCTTAcaggaa ggcatccagtGCACGTGTTAACTAATATGCCGGTCAAGCAAGTCTTAACAAAACtagagatatctggtagactcgcgTTGTGGGCAGTAGAGTTAGGTGCTTATCAAATTTCTTACCTTCCGCGCAGCGCTGTAAAGGGCCAGGTTTTGGCGAATTATCTCGCTGAAATGACTGGGGAGTTGGAG GGTGCAGGTGCGGGTGTGGTTTTGGAAAGCCCAGGTGGTGAAGAGCATACGTACGCATTGcgttttaattttgatgtgacaaataATGAAGCGGAATATGAAGCGTTACTTGCTGGtttaaatattgcgcgaaaaatgaaTATCACTAAGTTGCGGGCATTTACAGATTCGCAATTAGTAGCAAATCAGTTTAATGGCTCTTTCGAAACACATGATTCTTCAATGCAGAAATATTTGCAGTTATTGAAAGAATTGGCAGAGCGGTTTGAGCATtttgaactcgcgcaagtgccaagaagtcaaaataagaaggcggatgctttGAGTAAGCTGGCCGCTCTAACGTTCTCCCACTTTCAAAAACAAGTTTGGGTTGAAGAATTTCCAAGCAAGTCAATAGATAATGATTTAATGGTGGCGTCTGTTGTAGAAGAacagccaaattggatggaaccaatccTGCAATATATCCGCAGTGATATTTTGCCAAGTGATAAGCGCGAGGCTCACTTAGTAAGAGAGCGAGCACCAAT GCTATAA